Proteins found in one Triticum aestivum cultivar Chinese Spring chromosome 4D, IWGSC CS RefSeq v2.1, whole genome shotgun sequence genomic segment:
- the LOC123098579 gene encoding glycerol-3-phosphate dehydrogenase [NAD(+)], chloroplastic isoform X2 (The sequence of the model RefSeq protein was modified relative to this genomic sequence to represent the inferred CDS: added 11 bases not found in genome assembly), with translation MHCNTSHSSIFPPLLLALMATAAFLPPAPVLRPRIPTARYRASPICAAASDAPPPDADTDEGEAPRGGRKDRRRVVRIAWEKLVRWSRSWRSRNRSDVLETTRKVVVLGGGSFGTAMAAQVAAKKPDLEVAMLLRDDLVCRSINDRHVNSKYLSEYSLPENIVATTSASEALAGADFCFHAVPVQFSSSFLGSISSYVDPKLPFISLSKGLELNTLRTMSQIIPLALGNPRQPFIVLSGPSFAVELMEKLPTAMVVASKDKKLASAVQQLLASSNLRISTSRNVGLRLGSGEKLGEILDSMNQVAEGVSTAGAVIALAQKYNVKLPVLTAVARIIDNELTPKRAVMELMNLPQVEEV, from the exons TACCTCCCATTCTTCCATTTTCCCCCCTTTGCTGCTCGCTctcatggccaccgccgccttcctTCCCCCCGCCCCAGTCCTTCGCCCTCGCATCCCCACCGCTCGCTACCGTGCCTCACCCATCTGCGCCGCCGCCTCTGACGCGCCGCCGCCAGATGCCGATACAGACGAAGGAGAGGCCCCACGAGGCGGCCGGAAGGACCGGCGCCGCGTGGTGCGGATCGCGTGGGAGAAGCTCGTCCGGTGGTCTCGCTCCTGGCGCAGCCGCAACCGCAGCGACGTCCTCGAGACCACGCGCAAG GTGGTGGTCCTCGGCGGGGGCTCGTTCGGAACGGCGATGGCGGCGCAGGTGGCAGCCAAGAAGCCCGACCTTGAGGTGGCCATGCTGCTCCGGGATGACCTCGTCTGCCGCTCCATCAACGACCGCCATGTCAACTC CAAATACTTGTCAGAATACAGCTTGCCAGAAAATATTGTTGCAACAACTAGTGCTAGTGAAGCTTTAGCAGGAGCTGATTTCTGCTTCCACGCTGTCCCTGTTCAG TTCAGTTCATCCTTTCTTGGGAGTATTTCATCATATGTTGATCCAAAGTTGCCATTCATATCACTTAGCAAAGGGCTGGAACTTAACACCCTTCGGACAATGTCTCAAATCATTCCTCTTGCATTGGGAAACCCTCGCCAGCCATTTATTGTTCTGTCAGGACCTTCTTTTGCTGTGGAACTGATGGAGAAACTACCAACAG CTATGGTGGTGGCATCCAAAGACAAAAAGCTGGCAAGTGCTGTTCAGCAGCTCTTAGCATCTTCAAATTTGAGGATAAGCACATCAAG AAACGTGGGATTGCGTCTTGGTTCAGGCGAGAAACTTGGTGAGATCTTGGATTCAATGAATCAG GTTGCTGAAGGTGTGTCAACTGCTGGTGCTGTCATCGCATTAGCTCAGAAGTACAACGTCAAACTGCCAGTCTTGACAGCAGTAGCACGGATAATTGATAATGAACTAACTCCGAAGAGGGCTGTTATGGAGTTAATGAATCTTCCACAG GTGGAGGAAGTCTAA
- the LOC123098578 gene encoding patatin-like protein 2: MSPVHVPELSSGGSGSGSLTLNPVQRALTRLSSSSALTPRSPPPSYGSIVTVLSIDGGGVRGIIPGTILAFLEEKLQELDGPDVRIADYFDVIAGTSTGGLVTAMLTAPDAKGRPLFAAKDINNFYLEHCPKIFPAVYGGPLGLLRSMRGPKYDGQYLHSVVKELLGETRVGEALQNIVIPTFDIKLLQPTIFSRYDARNDVSKNALLSDVCISTSAAPTYLPGHHFETKDKDGKPRAFNLIDGGVAANNPTMLAMTDVSKQILLGNQDFFPIKPADYGKFMVLSLGTGSAKVEEKFDAAACSKWGILGWLYNKGATPLIDSFSQASADLVDIQASVLFQALRCEKRYLRIQDDELKGDTSSVDVSTPENLNRLVEVGKALLKRSVCRVNVETGKTVPDDNRGTNEEELISFARMLSQERKARLQKKGVTVPQ; encoded by the exons ATGTCGCCCGTGCACGTCCCGGAGCTCAGCAGcggcgggtcggggtcggggtcgctcACCCTGAACCCCGTGCAGCGCGCGCTCACCCGGCTGTCGTCGTCGTCGGCCCTCACGCCCAGGTCGCCCCCGCCGTCCTACGGGAGCATCGTCACCGTGCTCAGcatcgacggcggcggcgtccgCGGCATCATCCCCGGAACCATCCTCGCCTTCCTCGAAGAGAAGCTCCAG GAGCTCGATGGGCCGGACGTGAGGATCGCGGATTACTTCGACGTGATCGCCGGGACCAGCACCGGGGGCCTGGTGACGGCCATGCTCACGGCGCCCGACGCCAAAGGACGCCCGCTCTTCGCCGCCAAGGACATCAACAACTTCTACCTGGAGCACTGCCCAAAGATCTTCCCTGCCGTCTACGGAGGGCCTCTGGGCTTGCTCAGGAGCATGAGGGGGCCCAAGTACGACGGCCAGTACCTCCACTCCGTCGTCAAAGAGCTGCTCGGCGAGACGCGGGTCGGCGAGGCGCTGCAGAACATAGTCATCCCCACCTTCGACATCAAGCTGCTCCAGCCAACCATCTTCTCCAGATACGAC GCCCGGAACGACGTCTCCAAGAACGCTCTTCTGTCCGACGTCTGCATCAGCACGTCGGCGGCGCCTACTTACCTCCCCGGCCACCACTTTGAGACCAAGGACAAGGATGGCAAGCCCCGGGCATTCAATCTCATCGACGGAGGCGTTGCCGCAAACAATCCG ACAATGTTGGCCATGACGGACGTAAGCAAGCAGATCCTGCTGGGCAACCAGGACTTCTTCCCGATCAAGCCGGCCGACTACGGCAAGTTCATGGTGCTCTCCCTCGGCACCGGCTCCGCCAAGGTAGAGGAGAAGTTCGACGCCGCCGCGTGCAGCAAGTGGGGGATCCTCGGATGGCTCTACAACAAGGGCGCCACGCCGCTCATCGACAGCTTCAGCCAGGCCAGCGCCGACCTCGTCGACATCCAGGCGTCCGTGCTCTTCCAGGCGCTGCGCTGCGAGAAGCGCTACCTCCGCATCCAGGACGACGAGCTCAAGGGCGACACATCTTCCGTCGACGTGTCCACGCCCGAGAACCTCAACAGGCTCGTCGAGGTCGGCAAGGCGCTGCTCAAGAGGAGCGTGTGCAGGGTGAACGTGGAGACGGGCAAGACCGTGCCTGATGACAATAGAGGCACCAATGAGGAGGAGCTAATCAGTTTTGCACGGATGCTGTCGCAGGAGCGCAAGGCCAGGCTGCAGAAGAAGGGAGTCACCGTCCCACAGTAA
- the LOC123098579 gene encoding glycerol-3-phosphate dehydrogenase [NAD(+)], chloroplastic isoform X1 (The sequence of the model RefSeq protein was modified relative to this genomic sequence to represent the inferred CDS: added 11 bases not found in genome assembly) encodes MHCNTSHSSIFPPLLLALMATAAFLPPAPVLRPRIPTARYRASPICAAASDAPPPDADTDEGEAPRGGRKDRRRVVRIAWEKLVRWSRSWRSRNRSDVLETTRKVVVLGGGSFGTAMAAQVAAKKPDLEVAMLLRDDLVCRSINDRHVNSKYLSEYSLPENIVATTSASEALAGADFCFHAVPVQFSSSFLGSISSYVDPKLPFISLSKGLELNTLRTMSQIIPLALGNPRQPFIVLSGPSFAVELMEKLPTAMVVASKDKKLASAVQQLLASSNLRISTSSDVTGVEIAGALKNVLAIAAGIVEGMHLGNNCMAALVAQGCSEIRWLATKMGAKPTTLSGLSGSGDIMLTCFVNLSRNRNVGLRLGSGEKLGEILDSMNQVAEGVSTAGAVIALAQKYNVKLPVLTAVARIIDNELTPKRAVMELMNLPQVEEV; translated from the exons TACCTCCCATTCTTCCATTTTCCCCCCTTTGCTGCTCGCTctcatggccaccgccgccttcctTCCCCCCGCCCCAGTCCTTCGCCCTCGCATCCCCACCGCTCGCTACCGTGCCTCACCCATCTGCGCCGCCGCCTCTGACGCGCCGCCGCCAGATGCCGATACAGACGAAGGAGAGGCCCCACGAGGCGGCCGGAAGGACCGGCGCCGCGTGGTGCGGATCGCGTGGGAGAAGCTCGTCCGGTGGTCTCGCTCCTGGCGCAGCCGCAACCGCAGCGACGTCCTCGAGACCACGCGCAAG GTGGTGGTCCTCGGCGGGGGCTCGTTCGGAACGGCGATGGCGGCGCAGGTGGCAGCCAAGAAGCCCGACCTTGAGGTGGCCATGCTGCTCCGGGATGACCTCGTCTGCCGCTCCATCAACGACCGCCATGTCAACTC CAAATACTTGTCAGAATACAGCTTGCCAGAAAATATTGTTGCAACAACTAGTGCTAGTGAAGCTTTAGCAGGAGCTGATTTCTGCTTCCACGCTGTCCCTGTTCAG TTCAGTTCATCCTTTCTTGGGAGTATTTCATCATATGTTGATCCAAAGTTGCCATTCATATCACTTAGCAAAGGGCTGGAACTTAACACCCTTCGGACAATGTCTCAAATCATTCCTCTTGCATTGGGAAACCCTCGCCAGCCATTTATTGTTCTGTCAGGACCTTCTTTTGCTGTGGAACTGATGGAGAAACTACCAACAG CTATGGTGGTGGCATCCAAAGACAAAAAGCTGGCAAGTGCTGTTCAGCAGCTCTTAGCATCTTCAAATTTGAGGATAAGCACATCAAG TGACGTTACAGGGGTAGAAATTGCAGGGGCACTTAAGAATGTTCTTGCGATAGCAGCAGGTATAGTAGAAGGTATGCATCTTGGAAATAATTGTATGGCTGCCCTTGTTGCTCAAGGCTGTTCTGAAATTCGGTGGTTGGCGACAAAG ATGGGAGCAAAGCCAACAACCCTTTCTGGTTTATCTGGCTCGGGTGATATCATGCTTACATGTTTTGTCAATCTTTCACGGAACAGAAACGTGGGATTGCGTCTTGGTTCAGGCGAGAAACTTGGTGAGATCTTGGATTCAATGAATCAG GTTGCTGAAGGTGTGTCAACTGCTGGTGCTGTCATCGCATTAGCTCAGAAGTACAACGTCAAACTGCCAGTCTTGACAGCAGTAGCACGGATAATTGATAATGAACTAACTCCGAAGAGGGCTGTTATGGAGTTAATGAATCTTCCACAG GTGGAGGAAGTCTAA